A genomic region of Vitreoscilla filiformis contains the following coding sequences:
- a CDS encoding PglL family O-oligosaccharyltransferase: MLSPSRQASGRLLIAAALLASPYLLAISFSPSSTLLNQLLSVAVWGMLLGVSTPMVQPLSSSAAASAVRWPLLALASLVVAAGLSWGWASVPLSMTLSTVLMLVCAVLVMRGAVTAPAGLAEHGGIFWAALLLAGGLSSLIALIQVFWPHWADGVLIARSGLPGRAVGNVRQPNHLSTLLLWSLIALVPVARSGQLLGWRVSGRTLLGLGSLLTLGVVLTASRTGVVGILMLSVWGAFDRRLNRPIRHALMAAPLVYLLGWLVMAGWSHLTHATFGGEARLAEADLSASRFGIWRNAWDLILAQPWTGVGIGNFNYAWSLTPFPGRPVAFFDHAHNLPLHVAVEMGLPAAVALTLALCWGLWQAWQRSFAQTDEDISATSRAATMVVMIAGVHSLLEYPLWYGYFLLPTAWAFGLALRPHPLWVTAPPPAPTAGTWSPPPASVLYEPWRMVLALLMILGAVLAAIDYQRVVIIYQPGNTTLSLEERIEQGQQSLLFAHHADYAAATVNDPSPAALLGLTRTTHSLLDTRLMTAWADALAQAGQVDQARYLAARIREFRNPATADYFAPCKQPPEASAADLPYQCQLASRTWRWQDFLDQPAP, from the coding sequence ATGCTGAGTCCCTCCCGCCAAGCTTCTGGGCGCCTGTTGATCGCGGCGGCGCTTCTGGCCAGTCCGTACCTGTTGGCCATCAGTTTCAGCCCGTCGTCCACACTGCTCAACCAACTGCTGTCGGTGGCGGTTTGGGGGATGCTGCTCGGCGTGAGCACGCCGATGGTGCAACCGCTGTCCAGTTCGGCTGCCGCTTCGGCGGTGCGCTGGCCCTTGCTGGCGCTGGCCAGCTTGGTGGTCGCGGCAGGGTTGTCGTGGGGTTGGGCATCGGTGCCTCTGTCCATGACCTTGTCCACCGTGCTCATGCTGGTGTGCGCGGTGCTGGTGATGCGAGGGGCCGTCACCGCCCCAGCGGGTTTGGCCGAACACGGCGGTATCTTTTGGGCAGCCCTGCTGCTGGCGGGTGGGCTGTCCAGCCTCATCGCATTGATCCAGGTGTTCTGGCCGCACTGGGCCGATGGCGTGCTGATTGCCCGCTCAGGGCTGCCTGGCCGAGCCGTTGGCAACGTTCGCCAACCCAATCACCTCAGCACCTTGCTGCTGTGGAGCCTGATCGCCCTGGTGCCCGTGGCCCGCAGTGGTCAGTTGCTGGGCTGGCGTGTCTCCGGGCGAACCCTGCTCGGTCTGGGCAGCCTCTTGACTTTGGGCGTGGTGTTGACCGCTTCACGCACCGGGGTGGTGGGCATCTTGATGTTGAGCGTGTGGGGGGCATTCGACCGGCGCTTGAATCGCCCGATCCGCCACGCGCTCATGGCCGCGCCCCTGGTGTACCTGCTGGGCTGGTTGGTCATGGCCGGTTGGTCACACCTGACCCACGCCACGTTCGGCGGCGAGGCACGTTTGGCCGAGGCCGATCTGTCGGCCTCCCGTTTTGGCATCTGGCGCAACGCCTGGGATTTGATACTGGCTCAGCCTTGGACGGGGGTGGGCATCGGCAACTTTAACTATGCTTGGTCGCTGACTCCCTTCCCGGGCCGGCCCGTGGCCTTCTTTGACCACGCCCACAACCTGCCGCTGCATGTGGCCGTCGAGATGGGCCTGCCCGCTGCGGTTGCCCTGACGCTCGCTTTGTGCTGGGGCCTGTGGCAAGCTTGGCAGCGCAGCTTCGCGCAGACCGACGAAGACATCAGCGCCACCAGTCGGGCGGCCACCATGGTGGTGATGATCGCCGGGGTTCACAGCTTGCTGGAGTACCCTCTGTGGTACGGCTATTTCTTGCTGCCCACCGCCTGGGCGTTTGGTTTGGCACTGCGGCCTCATCCGCTGTGGGTCACGGCGCCGCCACCAGCCCCCACGGCGGGGACATGGTCTCCGCCGCCAGCCTCCGTGTTGTACGAACCTTGGCGCATGGTGTTGGCGCTGCTGATGATTTTGGGGGCCGTGCTGGCAGCCATCGACTACCAGCGTGTGGTCATCATTTACCAGCCGGGCAACACCACCCTGTCACTGGAGGAGCGCATTGAACAGGGCCAGCAGAGTTTGCTGTTTGCCCACCACGCCGACTATGCCGCCGCCACCGTCAACGACCCTTCGCCAGCAGCCCTGCTCGGATTAACACGCACCACCCACTCGCTGCTCGACACCCGGCTCATGACCGCCTGGGCCGACGCCCTGGCCCAAGCCGGCCAAGTCGATCAGGCGCGCTACTTGGCCGCCCGCATCCGCGAATTCCGCAATCCCGCCACGGCGGACTACTTTGCCCCTTGCAAGCAGCCCCCCGAAGCCAGCGCTGCCGACTTGCCCTATCAGTGCCAACTCGCCAGCCGAACCTGGCGCTGGCAAGACTTCCTCGATCAACCCGCGCCTTGA
- a CDS encoding NAD(P)/FAD-dependent oxidoreductase produces MNSVLVIGAGPAGLTAATELQRAGVPQITVLEATDYIGGLSRTVNHKGNRIDIGGHRFFSKSDWVMDWWRNTLPIALPEQTSDETSFRLAYQGAQRLLGAQDIRAHEQDADVMLVRNRLSRILFSGEFFDYPLRPGLDTARKLGAVKCARFAASYALSSLRPIQPERSLEDFFINRFGRSLYLQFFKEYTEKVWGVPCDQISADWGAQRVKSLSVSKMLLHALRKRLNGQASAQQTSLIEHFLYPKLGPGQMWETVAERFTRRGGELLMQAQVQQLHRGERGIEAVSFRRPDGSVQKRAVSHVISTMPVRDLTLALTPALPAEVTRIGEQLLYRDFITVGVLYRKLRPTRASIHPRTHLVPDNWIYIQEPGVKVGRLQIFNNWSPYLVADPDTVWVGLEFFAREDDALWAQSDDALKALALREMEQIGMADAADALDITVIRMPKAYPGYFGSAYAQFDHLRAALDTLPNLYLVGRNGMHRYNNQDHSMLSAKLAVEAIVQGRSDKSAIWAVNIDDEYHEETGKDTPASRA; encoded by the coding sequence ATGAATTCCGTTCTGGTCATCGGGGCCGGGCCTGCCGGATTGACGGCTGCCACCGAGCTTCAACGCGCTGGGGTTCCCCAGATCACCGTCCTTGAAGCCACCGATTACATCGGTGGTCTCTCGCGCACGGTCAACCACAAAGGCAACCGCATCGACATCGGGGGCCATCGCTTCTTCTCAAAATCCGACTGGGTGATGGACTGGTGGCGCAACACCCTGCCCATCGCCCTGCCCGAGCAAACCTCGGACGAAACCTCGTTCCGTCTGGCGTACCAAGGCGCACAGCGTCTGCTCGGCGCCCAAGACATCCGTGCCCACGAGCAGGATGCGGACGTGATGCTGGTTCGCAACCGCCTCTCCCGCATCCTGTTCAGCGGTGAGTTTTTTGACTATCCGCTGCGCCCCGGCCTGGACACCGCCCGCAAGCTCGGCGCTGTGAAGTGCGCCCGCTTTGCGGCCAGCTACGCGCTGTCTTCGCTGCGCCCCATCCAGCCGGAGCGTTCGCTGGAAGATTTTTTCATCAACCGCTTCGGGCGTTCGCTCTATCTCCAGTTTTTCAAGGAGTACACCGAAAAGGTCTGGGGGGTTCCGTGCGATCAGATCAGCGCCGATTGGGGCGCGCAGCGCGTCAAGAGTTTGTCGGTGTCCAAGATGCTGCTGCACGCCCTGCGCAAGCGGCTGAACGGCCAAGCCAGCGCGCAGCAAACGTCCCTCATCGAACATTTTCTCTATCCGAAACTGGGCCCGGGTCAGATGTGGGAGACGGTGGCCGAGCGCTTTACCCGCCGAGGTGGTGAGCTGCTGATGCAAGCCCAGGTGCAACAACTGCACCGGGGGGAGCGGGGCATTGAGGCGGTGAGCTTCCGTCGGCCCGATGGTTCGGTGCAAAAGCGGGCGGTCTCCCATGTGATTTCCACCATGCCCGTGCGCGACCTGACCCTGGCGCTGACCCCCGCCTTGCCGGCAGAAGTCACCCGCATCGGGGAGCAGCTGCTGTACCGCGATTTCATCACCGTCGGCGTGCTGTACCGCAAGCTGCGCCCCACGCGAGCGTCCATCCACCCACGCACCCACCTCGTTCCTGACAACTGGATTTACATCCAAGAACCCGGTGTCAAGGTCGGACGTTTGCAGATTTTCAACAACTGGAGCCCCTATTTGGTGGCCGATCCGGACACCGTGTGGGTGGGCTTGGAGTTCTTCGCCCGCGAAGACGATGCACTGTGGGCACAGTCGGACGACGCACTCAAGGCCCTGGCCCTGCGCGAAATGGAGCAAATTGGCATGGCCGACGCGGCCGATGCGCTGGACATCACGGTCATTCGCATGCCTAAGGCCTATCCGGGCTACTTTGGTTCGGCCTACGCTCAGTTTGATCACCTGCGGGCGGCGCTGGACACCCTGCCCAACCTGTACTTGGTGGGGAGAAACGGCATGCACCGCTACAACAACCAAGACCATTCGATGCTCTCGGCCAAATTGGCGGTCGAAGCCATCGTGCAGGGCCGATCCGACAAGTCCGCCATCTGGGCCGTCAACATCGACGACGAGTACCACGAAGAAACCGGCAAGGACACCCCCGCGAGTCGGGCCTGA
- a CDS encoding thioredoxin fold domain-containing protein produces MNRRQFALLSTAVAWGSLATVAQAQSTPEMKVSPEEAYKLATGGQGFTVGPMMAANTVYVFFDTTCPHCAHLWTSSAPLRTKIKMVWMPVGFLRPISTKQGATILSAADPVAAMTTHETRLMNRQGGIAVADNLSEAALAKVKTNTAIFEKIGSTSVPVVLFRNARSGTYAAHAGSAETAQLAAMFGI; encoded by the coding sequence ATGAACCGTCGTCAATTCGCCCTGTTGTCCACCGCTGTGGCTTGGGGCAGCCTGGCCACTGTGGCCCAGGCCCAATCCACTCCCGAAATGAAGGTCAGCCCCGAGGAGGCTTACAAGCTGGCCACGGGCGGCCAAGGTTTCACCGTCGGGCCGATGATGGCGGCCAACACGGTGTATGTGTTCTTCGACACCACCTGTCCGCACTGCGCCCATCTGTGGACCAGCTCGGCCCCGCTGCGCACCAAAATCAAAATGGTGTGGATGCCGGTGGGTTTCCTGCGCCCGATCTCCACCAAACAAGGCGCCACCATCCTGAGCGCAGCCGATCCCGTGGCCGCCATGACCACCCACGAAACCCGCCTCATGAACCGCCAAGGTGGCATCGCTGTGGCAGACAACCTGTCAGAAGCCGCCCTGGCCAAGGTGAAGACCAACACCGCGATCTTCGAGAAGATCGGCTCCACCAGCGTGCCCGTGGTGCTGTTCCGCAACGCCCGCAGCGGCACCTACGCCGCCCACGCCGGTTCGGCAGAAACCGCCCAACTGGCGGCAATGTTCGGCATCTGA
- a CDS encoding pilin, translating to MQRVQKGFTLIELMIVVAIIGILAAVGLPAYQDYTIKAQATSALKEITPAKEQVEVFIAKGVVSQNTASNNDGYIGIGTTTTYCTVSVVGTLTTNQTVSCALNRPGANAKLATSSLVWTRSVTEGTWRCTAPGMNAKYLPGQCATS from the coding sequence ATGCAACGCGTTCAGAAGGGCTTCACCCTGATCGAACTGATGATCGTGGTGGCGATCATCGGTATTCTGGCTGCCGTGGGCCTGCCCGCTTACCAAGACTACACCATCAAGGCCCAAGCGACTTCGGCTTTGAAGGAAATCACCCCGGCCAAGGAGCAAGTTGAGGTGTTCATCGCCAAGGGCGTTGTGTCGCAGAACACCGCCTCGAACAACGATGGTTACATCGGTATTGGTACCACCACCACCTATTGCACCGTCTCGGTCGTGGGAACTCTGACCACCAACCAGACTGTCTCCTGCGCCCTGAACCGCCCCGGTGCCAATGCCAAGTTGGCGACCTCCAGCTTGGTGTGGACGCGCTCTGTAACTGAAGGCACCTGGCGCTGTACCGCTCCTGGCATGAACGCCAAGTACCTGCCGGGCCAATGCGCCACCTCTTGA
- the moaC gene encoding cyclic pyranopterin monophosphate synthase MoaC → MSDAVLTHFDAQGQAHMVDVAAKSATHRVARATGRIRMQPDTLARVAAGNAKKGDVIGIARIAAIQAAKRTSDLIPLCHPLPLTHVAAEFILDEAQSSIHCTVQAETLGRTGVEMEALTAVQVGLLTIYDMCKAIDRGMVMEGIQLLEKRGGKSGDWHATAGAQGAG, encoded by the coding sequence ATGAGCGACGCTGTTTTGACCCATTTTGATGCCCAGGGGCAAGCCCACATGGTGGATGTGGCTGCCAAGTCGGCAACCCATCGCGTGGCCCGTGCCACAGGGCGCATTCGCATGCAGCCCGACACTTTGGCGCGGGTGGCTGCCGGCAACGCGAAAAAAGGCGATGTGATTGGGATTGCCCGCATCGCGGCGATCCAGGCGGCCAAGCGCACCAGCGACCTCATTCCGCTGTGCCATCCCCTGCCACTGACGCACGTGGCCGCCGAGTTCATCCTCGACGAGGCCCAGAGCAGCATCCATTGCACCGTGCAAGCCGAAACGCTGGGCCGCACCGGTGTGGAGATGGAAGCCCTGACCGCTGTGCAAGTCGGCTTGCTGACCATTTACGACATGTGCAAGGCCATCGACCGAGGCATGGTGATGGAGGGCATTCAGTTGCTGGAGAAGCGTGGCGGCAAGTCGGGAGACTGGCACGCCACGGCAGGGGCTCAAGGCGCGGGTTGA
- the sucD gene encoding succinate--CoA ligase subunit alpha produces MSIFINKDTKVITQGITGKTGQFHTLGCQAYANGKNCFVAGVNPKKAGEKFSEIPIYASVKEAASETGATVSVIYVPPAGAAAAIWEAVEADLDLAICITEGIPVRDMLMVRNKMKAKEAAGGKKTLLLGPNCPGLITPEEIKIGIMPGHIHRKGRIGVVSRSGTLTYEAVAQLTEIGLGQSSAVGIGGDPINGLKHIDVMKAFNDDPDTDAVIMIGEIGGPDEAEAARWVKDNMKKPVVGFIAGVTAPPGKRMGHAGALISGGADTADAKLAIMEECGFKVTRNPSEMARLLKAML; encoded by the coding sequence ATGTCGATCTTCATCAACAAGGACACCAAGGTCATCACCCAGGGCATCACGGGCAAGACCGGTCAATTCCACACCCTGGGCTGCCAGGCTTACGCCAACGGCAAGAACTGCTTTGTTGCCGGCGTGAACCCCAAGAAGGCCGGTGAGAAGTTCTCCGAAATTCCCATCTACGCTTCGGTCAAGGAAGCGGCTTCTGAAACCGGCGCCACCGTGTCGGTGATCTACGTGCCGCCCGCTGGCGCTGCTGCCGCCATCTGGGAAGCCGTGGAAGCCGATCTGGATCTGGCCATCTGCATCACCGAAGGCATCCCCGTCCGGGACATGCTGATGGTGCGCAACAAGATGAAGGCCAAGGAAGCCGCCGGCGGCAAGAAGACCCTGCTGCTGGGCCCGAACTGCCCCGGCCTGATCACCCCGGAAGAAATCAAGATCGGCATCATGCCCGGTCACATCCACCGCAAGGGCCGCATCGGTGTCGTGTCGCGCTCGGGCACGCTGACCTATGAAGCCGTGGCACAGCTGACCGAAATCGGCCTGGGCCAATCGTCCGCCGTCGGCATCGGTGGTGACCCGATCAACGGTCTGAAGCACATCGACGTGATGAAGGCTTTCAACGACGATCCGGACACCGACGCCGTGATCATGATCGGTGAAATCGGTGGCCCGGACGAAGCCGAAGCCGCACGTTGGGTCAAAGACAACATGAAGAAGCCGGTCGTCGGCTTCATCGCTGGCGTCACCGCCCCTCCGGGCAAGCGCATGGGCCACGCTGGCGCGCTGATCTCCGGCGGCGCTGACACCGCCGACGCCAAGCTCGCCATCATGGAAGAGTGCGGCTTCAAGGTGACGCGCAACCCGTCGGAAATGGCCCGTCTGCTGAAGGCCATGCTCTGA
- a CDS encoding Stp1/IreP family PP2C-type Ser/Thr phosphatase encodes MCLATPRRVTSPPLCTMLDFLSLTPFFKAPTDISLEYFSFLDPGKTRQNNEDAALIDESLALCILADGMGGYNAGEVASEMTVREVRDEFARWVAAGQVSTRDQDIRRALIASAQRANQVVYTAAQRVPEYAGMGTTLVVALYGMDRFWIGHIGDSRGYRYREGKLEQITRDHSLLQDQIDAGLLTPEEAKFSIHRNLVTRALGVEPMVSLDVSGHDLRAGDVVLLCSDGLSDMLPDAQIAALLSTAAPLSAQGRALVDAANAAGGRDNIAVVLTKAHGVPSAPKRSGWLFKR; translated from the coding sequence ATGTGTCTGGCGACCCCGCGCCGCGTCACTTCGCCGCCGCTGTGTACCATGCTTGACTTCCTGTCCCTGACCCCCTTTTTCAAAGCGCCCACGGACATCAGCCTCGAATACTTCAGCTTCCTCGATCCCGGCAAAACCCGCCAAAACAACGAGGACGCGGCGTTGATTGACGAGTCCCTGGCACTGTGCATCTTGGCCGACGGCATGGGGGGTTACAACGCCGGTGAAGTCGCCAGTGAGATGACCGTGCGGGAAGTGCGGGATGAGTTTGCGCGCTGGGTCGCAGCCGGGCAGGTCAGCACCCGCGATCAAGACATCCGCCGGGCGCTGATCGCCAGCGCACAACGAGCCAATCAGGTGGTCTACACCGCCGCCCAGCGCGTGCCAGAGTATGCGGGCATGGGCACCACCTTGGTGGTCGCGCTGTACGGCATGGATCGGTTCTGGATCGGCCACATCGGGGACTCGCGTGGCTACCGTTACCGCGAAGGCAAACTCGAACAGATCACCCGGGATCACTCCTTGTTGCAGGATCAGATCGACGCGGGGCTGCTCACGCCCGAAGAAGCCAAGTTTTCGATCCATCGCAACCTGGTCACCCGGGCGCTGGGTGTGGAGCCGATGGTCAGCCTCGACGTGAGCGGGCACGATCTGCGCGCCGGTGATGTCGTGCTGTTATGTTCTGATGGCTTGTCCGACATGCTGCCGGATGCCCAAATCGCGGCCTTGCTAAGTACAGCAGCCCCCCTATCGGCGCAAGGCCGCGCTTTGGTGGATGCCGCCAACGCCGCAGGGGGGCGCGATAACATCGCTGTCGTGCTAACAAAAGCACATGGTGTGCCCTCGGCACCCAAGCGCTCTGGGTGGCTCTTCAAGCGCTGA
- a CDS encoding TerC family protein, giving the protein MHAEFWLAVGQIIMIDILLGGDNAVVIALACRKLPDSQRTKGILWGTAGAIVLRVILIFFALTLLAIPFLKLAGAALLVWIGVKLLAPDDEDEHGNIASSDKLWGAVKTVIVADLVMSVDNVIAIAGAAQGAGGDHQMPLVVFGLLVSIPIIVWGSQLVIKLMDRFPMIIVLGGMLLGWIAGTMAVSDPAILGHLPTLPATREGAAPEVLSSVRYGAGVVGALLVLIIGKVVMMRRPSADASKAS; this is encoded by the coding sequence ATGCACGCCGAGTTCTGGCTGGCGGTCGGTCAGATCATCATGATCGACATCCTGCTGGGCGGCGACAACGCCGTGGTCATCGCCCTGGCCTGCCGCAAGCTGCCGGATTCGCAACGCACCAAAGGCATTCTTTGGGGCACGGCGGGTGCCATCGTGCTGCGCGTGATCTTGATCTTTTTTGCGCTCACCCTGCTGGCGATTCCCTTCCTCAAATTGGCCGGTGCAGCGCTGCTGGTGTGGATTGGCGTCAAACTGCTTGCCCCCGATGATGAGGATGAACACGGCAACATCGCGTCCTCCGACAAACTGTGGGGCGCTGTCAAAACCGTGATCGTGGCCGACTTGGTGATGAGTGTGGACAACGTCATCGCCATCGCCGGAGCCGCGCAAGGCGCCGGCGGTGACCACCAAATGCCGCTGGTGGTGTTTGGCCTGTTGGTGAGCATTCCCATCATTGTTTGGGGCAGCCAGTTGGTGATCAAGCTCATGGACCGCTTCCCGATGATCATCGTCTTGGGCGGCATGTTGCTGGGCTGGATTGCCGGCACCATGGCCGTGAGCGACCCCGCCATTTTGGGCCACCTGCCCACGCTGCCAGCCACCCGAGAGGGCGCCGCACCGGAAGTGCTGTCCAGCGTGCGCTACGGTGCAGGTGTGGTGGGTGCGTTGCTGGTGCTGATCATCGGCAAGGTGGTGATGATGCGCCGTCCCAGCGCGGACGCCTCCAAAGCTTCCTGA
- a CDS encoding GtrA family protein — protein MSSSTPTWTLDPEPSEPLPKPPPIFRIREFLRYFGVSLLALLVDAGGLFLLVEKAHWHYLPAAVLCFTLGSLVAFVLSTVWVFEEHSFRRWHDGFLAFTLIGLVGLVINTSLLWSCTEWGGLPYMASKGVAALGSFGINFILRKMALFTTRASSA, from the coding sequence GTGAGCTCCTCTACTCCCACTTGGACACTCGACCCCGAACCGTCTGAGCCCCTCCCCAAACCCCCGCCGATTTTTCGGATTCGCGAATTCCTCCGCTATTTCGGCGTCAGCCTCCTGGCCTTGCTGGTGGACGCTGGCGGGTTGTTTTTGCTGGTCGAAAAAGCCCACTGGCATTACCTGCCGGCTGCCGTGCTGTGTTTCACCTTGGGTTCACTCGTGGCTTTTGTGCTCAGCACCGTGTGGGTGTTCGAAGAACACTCGTTTCGCCGCTGGCATGACGGTTTCTTGGCTTTCACTTTGATCGGGCTGGTCGGTTTGGTGATCAACACCAGCTTGCTGTGGAGCTGCACCGAGTGGGGCGGGCTGCCTTACATGGCATCTAAGGGGGTGGCTGCCCTCGGCAGCTTCGGCATCAACTTCATCTTGCGCAAAATGGCCCTGTTCACCACTCGCGCTTCCTCTGCATGA
- a CDS encoding SWIB/MDM2 domain-containing protein, whose product MATAKKAAATSQDAEVTPKTPAKKAAAAPVPAEAPAATEAPAKKRSSKKTEEAAPTKGFMKALTPSKELAAVVGKKALPRTEVTKKLWEYIKKHKLQDETKRTVINADAKLKAVFGQDQVTMFEMAKLISPHLKG is encoded by the coding sequence ATGGCAACTGCGAAAAAGGCGGCTGCGACCTCACAAGACGCTGAGGTCACCCCAAAGACCCCGGCCAAAAAGGCCGCTGCCGCCCCGGTGCCTGCCGAGGCTCCCGCTGCGACGGAGGCTCCGGCCAAAAAGCGCAGCAGCAAAAAGACAGAGGAAGCCGCTCCGACCAAGGGGTTCATGAAGGCGCTCACGCCTTCCAAGGAACTCGCCGCTGTCGTCGGCAAGAAAGCCCTGCCGCGCACGGAAGTCACCAAGAAGCTCTGGGAATACATCAAGAAGCACAAGCTTCAAGACGAAACCAAGCGCACCGTGATCAACGCCGACGCCAAGCTCAAGGCCGTGTTCGGCCAAGACCAAGTCACGATGTTCGAAATGGCCAAGCTCATCAGCCCCCATCTCAAGGGCTGA
- a CDS encoding M48 family metalloprotease: MFVPAELRRPWLRLSSWLLGATLLSVAPGGTAPVWAQSPTSTLPSLGDQDIEALDLPAERKLGDQIMRSVRRDPAYLDDPLLGEYLDRLWQPLLQSARVRGDISPDLERIDAWELFQVRDRSVNAFALPGGFVGVHLGLIALTTRPDELASVLAHELTHVTQRHIVRSMINSQRQSLASTAALIVGLLLATRSNVSPNAAQAVITTGQAAAIQGQLNFSRDMEREADRIGWQILTQAGFAPNGMAAMFEKLDSSHHLNDSNQYPYLRSHPLTIERIADARLRAGDVPTAGSTEALRQHPSPAEHLLMQVRSRVLMDTSEPSLRRAQMLGAPGSPDVTATRLGALYGAALASSLLREPTTAEQALAAGRQLIRSHHGDAPALHRVFELLHLEILAQRNALQALAQLQTSPLLAQEDTRPTLLLRAQVALAAWRAAPDATAAHTALRQSTQALQTRVVLHRQDVLAWQTLAQTAQASGQALRAARASAEAVAIQGDLPGAIDRLRTAQQSVRGDASADYVELSVIQSRLRELEAERRHQAAQAKGED, from the coding sequence GTGTTCGTTCCTGCTGAGTTGCGTCGTCCGTGGTTGCGCCTGTCCTCTTGGCTGCTGGGTGCGACGCTGCTCAGCGTGGCCCCGGGAGGGACAGCACCCGTGTGGGCACAGAGTCCCACCTCCACCTTGCCCAGCCTGGGTGACCAGGACATTGAGGCCCTCGATCTGCCAGCCGAACGCAAACTCGGTGATCAGATCATGCGCAGCGTGCGCCGCGATCCGGCTTATCTGGACGACCCCCTGCTCGGTGAGTACCTCGACCGGCTGTGGCAGCCCCTGCTCCAATCGGCCCGTGTACGCGGCGACATCTCTCCAGACTTGGAACGCATCGACGCATGGGAGCTGTTCCAAGTGCGTGACCGCAGTGTCAACGCCTTTGCTTTGCCGGGGGGGTTTGTGGGCGTGCATCTGGGCCTGATCGCGTTGACCACCCGCCCGGATGAACTGGCTTCGGTGCTGGCCCACGAGCTGACCCACGTCACCCAGCGCCACATTGTGCGCAGCATGATCAACAGCCAGCGCCAGAGTTTGGCTTCGACCGCCGCGCTGATCGTGGGTTTGCTGCTGGCCACGCGCAGCAACGTGTCCCCCAACGCCGCCCAGGCGGTGATCACCACCGGACAGGCCGCCGCCATCCAAGGCCAACTCAATTTCTCGCGTGACATGGAGCGCGAAGCCGACCGCATCGGCTGGCAAATCTTGACCCAGGCGGGCTTCGCCCCCAACGGCATGGCCGCGATGTTCGAAAAGCTCGACAGCAGCCACCATCTCAACGACAGCAACCAGTACCCCTACCTGCGCAGCCACCCGCTGACCATTGAACGCATCGCCGATGCACGCCTGCGGGCTGGCGACGTCCCCACGGCGGGATCGACGGAGGCGTTGCGCCAACATCCCAGCCCTGCCGAACACCTTCTCATGCAAGTGCGCAGCCGTGTGCTGATGGACACCAGCGAGCCCAGCTTGCGCCGCGCCCAGATGTTGGGCGCACCGGGCTCGCCCGATGTGACCGCCACACGACTGGGTGCTTTGTACGGTGCGGCTTTGGCCTCCTCGCTGCTGAGAGAACCGACGACCGCCGAACAGGCCCTGGCCGCCGGGCGACAACTGATCCGCTCGCACCACGGAGACGCACCCGCGCTGCACCGGGTGTTCGAGCTGCTGCACCTGGAAATACTGGCGCAACGCAACGCTTTGCAAGCGCTGGCCCAGCTCCAAACCTCGCCCCTTCTGGCTCAGGAGGACACCCGCCCCACCCTGCTGCTGCGGGCCCAGGTGGCCTTGGCGGCTTGGCGAGCTGCACCCGACGCCACCGCCGCCCACACGGCGCTGCGGCAAAGCACGCAGGCTTTGCAAACTCGGGTGGTGCTGCATCGCCAAGACGTGCTGGCTTGGCAGACCCTGGCACAAACCGCCCAAGCCAGCGGCCAAGCCCTGCGAGCCGCCCGTGCATCGGCTGAAGCGGTGGCCATCCAAGGTGACCTGCCCGGTGCCATCGACCGGCTGCGCACCGCACAGCAAAGCGTCCGGGGCGATGCGTCGGCGGATTACGTCGAGCTGAGTGTCATCCAGTCCCGGCTGCGCGAACTGGAGGCTGAACGGCGGCACCAAGCCGCCCAAGCCAAAGGGGAAGATTAA
- a CDS encoding FHA domain-containing protein: protein MGKLVVSLDNVVVKEAPLLKDRVTVGRRPYNDVVIDNLAVSGEHAVLHSVGGDVFIEDLNSTNGTYINGKAVKKQLLAHNDLIEIGKYRIRYMAESPDYERTMILRPSGAHSAAPPPPAPQLPASLKVLNGGAAGREVVLNKAVTTVGKPGTQVASIAKRPTGYVLAHVEGPVRPRVNGQDVADGVTPLKNGDLIELAGTRMQFIQC, encoded by the coding sequence ATGGGCAAGCTGGTAGTTTCGCTCGACAACGTTGTGGTGAAAGAAGCCCCGCTCCTGAAGGATCGGGTCACGGTGGGCCGCCGCCCCTACAACGACGTCGTTATCGACAATCTCGCCGTCAGCGGCGAGCACGCAGTGCTGCACTCGGTGGGCGGCGATGTGTTCATTGAAGATCTCAACAGCACCAATGGCACCTACATCAATGGGAAAGCCGTCAAAAAACAACTGCTGGCTCACAATGACCTGATTGAGATCGGCAAGTACCGCATCCGCTACATGGCCGAGTCACCCGACTACGAGCGCACGATGATTCTGCGCCCCAGCGGAGCCCACTCAGCCGCCCCCCCGCCACCAGCCCCCCAGCTACCGGCCTCACTCAAAGTGCTCAACGGTGGTGCTGCCGGCCGGGAAGTGGTACTCAACAAGGCTGTGACGACGGTCGGAAAACCCGGCACGCAGGTGGCTTCGATCGCCAAGCGTCCTACGGGCTATGTTCTAGCGCACGTCGAAGGCCCTGTGCGTCCCAGGGTGAATGGACAGGACGTTGCGGATGGTGTCACCCCGCTGAAGAACGGCGACTTGATTGAGCTGGCCGGCACCCGGATGCAGTTCATCCAGTGCTGA